One Campylobacter concisus DNA window includes the following coding sequences:
- a CDS encoding type VI secretion system Vgr family protein, whose amino-acid sequence MEIKNYEKQDTFTKFNEVIDNTGKVFGALGCKTCELSTEVVKTGIDDQKEKFYNEYKEAKRGGIEESVKTMRNLTDADIEMFEKRLQEEENEKRLKEQQMDKNITSPTSSLTKPVMLASGNSVATDGFVDYGVSNDAFSTLQIANDKFIVTRADINESLEDIFSIECFAYINLVKNPLYENLESIYNDNAQTGIYRYLDKGMKLSIKRPSSTNKSIIPSNNGSDYIYFSGIVSDVEYLGVDDDSSTNIDKKYFFKFKLTSSLYRLSINRANRIYTDQSVLEVVKEILSFNKQRLTKELDFSNIKNSYNKKEFIAQYNESDLAFITRLCHDSGIYFYEDNEKIYFHDTFILAYSNQAEGLTQSEPSKGKEARKVSFNINLNNNLASEHINKITKSETLKANSFTHSFQNTAYPNVLESKNEKIFDEQVNIYDKHINLDEYSFSDTRLLEVSTYLKKLRSDMLLKEFVASSNVFALNLNDNISVAIDQSSGEYEFKIIAIKHTYIDESVLENTLNLGDNVPLKDKKFISSYTNELSIIPSSVKFVPSYKQKPKAPDITLGLVVGQDGLNSQTNTIHTDSYGRVKVRLNAFSTQEQIDKDDTINASYHKSAYLRVITPIASNSSGFFAIPRVGDEVIISFLQNDIDNPVVSGSLYNASNMPLVNVDNNYHQTSLSSKTIGANETGINEITLSNLKNKEQIYVKAEKDYDELVNNDFSQTILNDKSSQVHGSYTERVKKAHIQTIDLAKNVNVGGEYLTTVGLSKDTVVGVSNTLNVAVDDTTRVGQDRHEFVGNDKFVEIKSNLNTTIHNDETKEIKGTKEQNIDGSYKLNSQKGINEFSNEHIVLQANNYIDINAKSNFTTKTAAQHTEMADSKFSEIETTYEVNAKNEIIHQVGSTKVTINGASVVIEVGGIKAIFDSMGLRVIGGDIKAL is encoded by the coding sequence TTGGAAATAAAAAATTATGAAAAACAAGATACATTTACAAAATTTAACGAAGTAATTGACAATACTGGTAAGGTATTTGGCGCTTTGGGTTGCAAAACATGTGAGCTTTCTACTGAAGTAGTAAAGACTGGAATAGATGATCAAAAAGAAAAATTTTATAATGAATACAAAGAAGCAAAAAGAGGCGGAATAGAAGAAAGCGTAAAAACTATGCGTAACCTCACAGACGCTGATATTGAAATGTTTGAAAAAAGATTACAAGAAGAAGAAAACGAAAAAAGATTGAAAGAGCAACAAATGGACAAAAACATAACATCACCAACATCATCACTAACTAAGCCAGTCATGCTAGCATCTGGCAACTCAGTGGCGACAGACGGCTTTGTAGATTATGGCGTATCTAACGATGCCTTTTCTACTCTTCAGATAGCAAACGATAAATTTATAGTCACAAGGGCTGATATAAATGAGAGTTTAGAAGATATATTTAGCATAGAGTGCTTTGCCTATATAAATTTAGTCAAAAACCCGCTTTATGAAAATTTAGAGAGTATATATAATGATAACGCTCAAACTGGCATATATAGATACCTTGATAAAGGCATGAAGCTAAGCATAAAAAGACCATCTTCTACAAACAAGAGTATCATCCCTAGCAATAATGGCAGTGACTATATCTACTTTAGCGGCATAGTAAGCGATGTCGAGTATCTAGGCGTTGATGATGACAGCAGCACAAATATAGACAAAAAATACTTCTTCAAATTTAAACTCACATCTTCGCTATATAGACTAAGTATAAATAGAGCAAATAGAATTTACACAGATCAAAGCGTGCTTGAAGTAGTAAAAGAAATTTTGTCTTTTAACAAGCAAAGGCTAACCAAAGAGCTAGACTTCTCAAATATCAAAAATAGCTACAATAAAAAAGAATTTATAGCGCAGTACAACGAAAGCGACCTAGCCTTTATAACAAGACTTTGCCATGATAGCGGTATATATTTTTATGAAGATAATGAGAAAATTTACTTTCATGATACCTTTATACTAGCTTATAGCAACCAAGCTGAAGGCCTAACGCAAAGCGAACCGAGCAAAGGTAAAGAGGCTAGAAAAGTAAGCTTTAATATAAATTTAAACAACAATCTTGCAAGCGAGCACATAAATAAAATCACAAAGAGCGAAACTCTAAAAGCAAACAGCTTCACCCACTCATTTCAAAACACAGCCTATCCAAACGTGCTAGAGAGCAAAAATGAGAAGATATTTGACGAGCAGGTAAATATCTATGATAAGCATATAAATTTAGATGAGTATTCGTTTAGTGATACGAGGTTGCTTGAGGTCAGCACCTATCTTAAAAAGCTAAGAAGCGATATGCTTTTGAAAGAATTTGTCGCTAGCTCAAATGTCTTTGCTCTAAATTTAAACGATAATATCTCAGTCGCTATAGATCAAAGTAGCGGTGAGTATGAGTTTAAAATAATAGCTATAAAACACACTTATATAGACGAAAGCGTTTTAGAAAATACTCTAAATTTAGGTGACAATGTCCCTTTAAAGGATAAGAAGTTTATAAGCTCATATACAAATGAACTAAGCATCATCCCAAGCAGCGTGAAATTTGTACCAAGCTATAAACAAAAGCCAAAAGCGCCTGACATCACTCTAGGCCTTGTCGTAGGACAAGATGGACTAAACAGCCAAACAAATACCATCCATACGGATAGTTACGGCAGAGTAAAGGTAAGACTAAACGCCTTTAGCACGCAAGAGCAGATAGATAAAGATGACACTATAAACGCAAGCTATCATAAAAGTGCCTATCTAAGAGTGATCACGCCTATAGCAAGCAACAGCTCTGGCTTCTTTGCGATACCTAGGGTCGGCGATGAGGTGATCATCTCATTTTTGCAAAACGACATAGACAACCCAGTGGTAAGCGGTAGCCTCTATAATGCCTCAAACATGCCACTAGTAAATGTAGATAACAACTACCATCAAACATCGCTTAGCTCAAAAACGATCGGTGCAAACGAGACTGGCATAAACGAGATCACTTTGTCAAACTTAAAAAACAAAGAGCAAATTTATGTAAAAGCTGAGAAAGACTACGACGAGCTAGTAAATAACGATTTTTCTCAAACGATACTAAACGACAAAAGCTCTCAAGTGCATGGTAGCTACACCGAAAGGGTCAAAAAAGCGCACATCCAAACGATAGATCTTGCTAAAAACGTAAATGTCGGCGGCGAATATCTAACGACGGTTGGACTTTCAAAAGATACGGTAGTAGGCGTCTCAAATACGTTAAATGTAGCTGTTGATGATACAACTAGAGTCGGTCAAGATAGACATGAGTTTGTCGGCAATGACAAATTTGTCGAGATAAAATCAAACCTCAACACAACCATACACAACGATGAGACTAAAGAGATAAAAGGTACCAAAGAGCAAAACATAGATGGTAGTTACAAGTTAAATTCTCAAAAGGGCATAAATGAGTTTAGTAACGAGCACATCGTGCTTCAGGCAAATAACTACATCGACATAAATGCTAAGTCAAATTTCACAACAAAAACAGCCGCGCAGCACACCGAGATGGCAGACTCAAAGTTTAGCGAGATCGAGACGACATATGAGGTAAATGCTAAAAATGAGATCATCCACCAAGTAGGCAGCACCAAAGTAACCATAAATGGCGCAAGTGTCGTGATAGAAGTTGGCGGCATAAAAGCGATATTTGACAGTATGGGACTAAGAGTCATCGGCGGAGATATCAAGGCGTTATAA
- the aqpZ gene encoding aquaporin Z, with protein MKRYLAEFFGTFWLVFGGCGSAIFAAAFPELGIGFVGVAFAFGLTVLTMAYAVGHISGGHFNPAVSVGLLVGGRFDKKDLVPYVIAQVIGAIAAAAVLYLIASGKAGFDATASGFASNGYGEHSPNGYSLVSALVAEIVLTAFFIIIILGATDERAPKGFAPIAIGLGLTLIHLISIPITNTSVNPARSTGVAIFQGTWALEQLWLFWVAPIVGAIIGAIIYRILGCTCGCKSAK; from the coding sequence ATGAAGAGATATTTAGCTGAGTTTTTTGGCACATTTTGGTTAGTTTTTGGAGGTTGCGGTAGTGCGATATTTGCAGCAGCTTTTCCAGAGCTTGGTATCGGCTTTGTAGGTGTTGCGTTTGCTTTTGGTCTTACAGTTCTTACGATGGCTTACGCAGTTGGTCACATCAGCGGCGGACACTTCAACCCTGCTGTATCAGTTGGCCTATTAGTTGGCGGAAGATTTGACAAAAAAGATCTAGTGCCTTACGTCATCGCACAAGTTATCGGAGCGATCGCAGCTGCTGCTGTGCTATATCTTATCGCTTCAGGCAAGGCTGGATTTGACGCTACTGCAAGCGGTTTTGCTAGCAACGGATACGGCGAGCACTCACCAAATGGTTACAGTCTAGTCTCAGCACTTGTTGCAGAGATAGTTCTAACTGCATTTTTCATCATTATCATCCTAGGTGCTACTGATGAGCGTGCTCCAAAAGGCTTTGCACCGATCGCTATTGGCCTTGGTTTGACGCTGATCCACCTTATCTCGATACCTATCACAAACACATCAGTTAATCCAGCTCGTTCAACTGGCGTTGCGATATTTCAAGGCACTTGGGCACTAGAGCAGCTTTGGCTTTTCTGGGTTGCGCCTATCGTTGGAGCGATCATCGGAGCTATCATTTATAGGATTTTAGGCTGCACATGCGGCTGCAAAAGCGCAAAATAA
- a CDS encoding ATP-binding protein, translated as MTKILNFLFSWGFFVFAIALGVALWFAINYVDTIRLESSFYDIGEIFMMAAVFGIVFYLVAAIFIIPIRAMLKKA; from the coding sequence ATGACTAAGATTTTAAATTTCTTATTTTCTTGGGGATTTTTTGTTTTTGCTATCGCTCTTGGCGTAGCATTATGGTTTGCGATAAATTACGTGGATACGATTAGACTTGAGTCTAGTTTTTATGATATCGGCGAGATATTTATGATGGCAGCTGTCTTTGGTATCGTTTTTTACCTAGTTGCAGCGATATTTATCATACCTATTAGGGCGATGCTCAAAAAAGCCTAA
- a CDS encoding efflux transporter outer membrane subunit, with protein MRNKAFILITAAFLAGCSFRPDMPNVDTNFTSTYTFETSDIRDLWWKEFHDENLNSLVESALEKNTNLRIAYLNLQKAKASLGVAEADLLPGVNLNVSYTKAKTSGETYTRQPQTRYRSSSINLGLNYEIDLWGRVRNSVLAANENLNSSKFDYDSARLSLSSSVAKSYFALVSLNMQEAVLKETLKTYEDTLALRKTQLDLGGINEMTYLQSKAEVERAKTSLTSVLNSKSQALTSLAILTGKSNDEILKGAVASAQNLPSSPEIKAGISSDVLLRRSDVAKALADLKATNALVGVARAQYFPTLSLTGLFGFASDEFDRIFMGSASVWSLGANLTQKIFDFGRTKNNVRVAETNEQIAAITYEATVRSALGEVRDALISRQNAKLSLDQVKNLLQSQQKIYSLAKDQYNAGYIGHLELLDAERNLLQAKLQDVSAKLDEVDSAVEVYRALGGGFKVDK; from the coding sequence ATGAGAAATAAGGCGTTTATACTTATAACGGCGGCGTTTTTGGCTGGTTGCTCGTTTCGCCCAGATATGCCAAATGTGGATACAAATTTTACCTCGACATATACTTTCGAGACAAGCGATATAAGAGATCTTTGGTGGAAAGAATTTCATGATGAAAATTTAAATTCTCTAGTCGAAAGCGCGCTTGAGAAAAATACAAATTTACGCATTGCATATTTAAATTTACAAAAAGCAAAGGCAAGCCTTGGCGTTGCTGAAGCTGACTTGCTACCGGGGGTAAATTTAAATGTAAGTTATACCAAGGCAAAGACCAGTGGTGAAACTTACACTAGGCAGCCTCAAACACGCTATAGAAGTTCGAGCATAAATTTAGGACTAAACTACGAGATAGATCTCTGGGGCAGAGTAAGAAATAGTGTGCTTGCAGCTAATGAAAATTTAAATTCGAGCAAATTTGACTATGATAGTGCAAGGCTTAGCCTTAGCTCAAGTGTGGCAAAAAGCTACTTTGCTCTAGTGTCACTAAACATGCAAGAAGCAGTGCTAAAAGAGACACTAAAGACCTACGAAGATACGTTAGCACTCCGCAAGACGCAGCTTGATCTTGGTGGCATAAATGAGATGACCTATCTGCAAAGCAAGGCTGAAGTAGAAAGGGCAAAAACTAGCCTAACTTCAGTGCTAAACTCAAAGTCACAAGCGCTTACTTCGCTAGCCATCCTAACTGGCAAAAGCAATGATGAAATTTTAAAAGGAGCTGTTGCTAGTGCGCAAAATTTACCAAGCTCGCCTGAGATAAAGGCTGGCATCAGCTCAGATGTTTTGCTTAGAAGAAGTGACGTGGCAAAGGCGCTAGCAGATCTAAAAGCTACAAATGCCCTTGTGGGTGTGGCGCGCGCTCAATATTTCCCAACACTATCTCTTACAGGTCTTTTTGGCTTTGCAAGTGATGAGTTTGATAGAATCTTTATGGGCAGCGCAAGCGTTTGGAGCTTGGGAGCAAATTTAACACAGAAAATTTTTGATTTTGGCAGGACAAAAAACAATGTCCGTGTTGCTGAGACAAACGAGCAAATCGCAGCTATCACTTACGAAGCGACTGTTAGATCGGCACTTGGCGAGGTTAGAGATGCCCTTATATCAAGGCAAAACGCGAAGCTCTCTTTGGATCAGGTAAAAAATTTGCTACAATCGCAGCAAAAAATTTATTCGCTTGCTAAAGATCAATATAACGCTGGCTATATCGGCCACTTAGAGCTTCTCGATGCGGAGAGAAATTTGCTTCAAGCAAAGCTTCAAGATGTCTCTGCAAAGCTTGATGAGGTAGATAGCGCGGTTGAAGTTTATAGAGCACTTGGCGGCGGATTTAAGGTAGATAAATAA
- a CDS encoding efflux RND transporter permease subunit, with the protein MFSRFFINRPIFATVISIIIVIAGFMGIKGLPIEEYPSLTPPTVSVTATYSGADAQTIADSVASAIEDQINGVENMLYMQSTSSSAGTMNISVYFKIGSSAKQATIDVNNRVQAALSRLPQEVQNMGVTVRERSGSILQVVGFTNPNMNQVELYNYVNLNIADAIKRVNGIGDTVLIGNKEYSMRIWLKPDKLAQFKLTPSDVISQVKIQNSQYAAGKIGEQPSKGENPYVYSVVSEGRFKDPKQFGEILIKSENGTVVKLKEVATVELGAASYASEAMLNGKPAVPLLLFLQNDANALATAEAVKAKLEELKKTYPVGLEHTIAYNPTEFITVSIDEVIKTFIEAMVLVLIVMYFFLKSFRATIIPMLAVPVSIIGTFGGLYVMGFSINLITLFALILAIGIVVDDAIIVIENVERILHEDKEISVKDATFKAMEEVQTPVISIVLVLCAVFVPVSFMEGFVGVIQKQFALTLVVAVCISGFVALTLTPALCAVMLKKQENKPFWIVQKFNDFFDFSTRLFTAGVAKILKHVIISFIVIGIMGFATYGLFQKVPKGLVPSEDKGALLVITSLPPSTNMLKTKEEVKSISNAILSNPNVEFTMGFAGYDMLASSLRENSAISFVKLKDWSERKGATDGADALVGQFNGMLWGSKNSMTFVVNVPPIMGLSMTGGFEMYLQNKSGKSYNEIEADARKVTAAANARPELTGVRTTLETNYRQFKITVDKEKARLFGVSESEIFSTIAASFGSYYINDFNLAGKSYRVYARASDNFRNNPEDLRKIFVRSKDGGMVPLNSVATLTRSIGPDIVDRFNLFPAAKIMGDPKPGYTSGDAIRAIQEVVNDTLSSDDYAISWAGTAYQEVNSQGTGTVAFIFGMVFVFLILAAQYERWLIPLAVITAVPFAVFGSLLAVWIRGLTNDIYFEIGLLLLIGLAAKNAILIVEFAMQERESGKSIFESAVNAAKLRFRPIVMTSIAFTLGVFPMVISTGAGAASRHSLGTGVVGGMIASTTIAIFFVPMFYYLLENLNEKYWKKGAKKDEK; encoded by the coding sequence ATGTTTTCAAGATTTTTCATAAACCGCCCGATATTTGCAACTGTTATATCTATCATCATAGTTATAGCAGGTTTTATGGGTATCAAGGGGCTTCCGATAGAGGAGTATCCAAGTCTTACTCCGCCTACTGTCTCTGTAACTGCGACATATAGTGGTGCTGATGCGCAGACTATCGCTGACTCAGTCGCAAGTGCCATTGAAGATCAGATAAATGGTGTTGAAAATATGCTCTATATGCAAAGTACATCAAGCTCAGCTGGTACTATGAATATAAGCGTATATTTTAAGATCGGATCATCAGCAAAACAAGCTACGATCGATGTAAATAACCGCGTGCAAGCTGCCCTTTCAAGATTGCCTCAAGAGGTGCAAAATATGGGCGTAACGGTGCGTGAAAGAAGTGGCTCGATCCTTCAAGTAGTTGGCTTTACAAATCCAAATATGAACCAAGTTGAGCTATATAACTATGTAAATTTAAACATCGCTGATGCGATCAAAAGGGTAAATGGCATCGGTGATACAGTGCTAATTGGCAACAAAGAGTACTCGATGAGAATTTGGCTAAAGCCAGACAAACTCGCTCAGTTTAAACTAACTCCAAGCGACGTCATCTCTCAAGTAAAAATTCAAAACTCACAATACGCCGCTGGCAAGATCGGCGAGCAGCCATCAAAGGGCGAAAATCCTTATGTTTATTCGGTAGTTTCTGAAGGACGTTTTAAAGATCCAAAACAGTTTGGCGAAATTTTGATAAAGAGTGAAAACGGTACTGTCGTTAAACTAAAAGAGGTCGCCACAGTAGAGCTTGGAGCTGCTAGCTACGCATCTGAAGCTATGCTAAATGGCAAGCCAGCAGTGCCACTTTTGCTATTTTTGCAAAACGACGCAAACGCACTTGCAACTGCTGAAGCGGTCAAAGCAAAGCTTGAAGAGCTAAAGAAAACCTACCCAGTTGGCCTAGAGCACACGATAGCTTACAATCCAACTGAATTTATCACCGTCTCAATAGACGAAGTTATAAAAACTTTCATAGAAGCGATGGTGCTAGTTCTTATCGTAATGTACTTCTTCTTAAAGAGCTTTAGAGCTACCATCATACCAATGCTCGCCGTGCCAGTCTCTATCATAGGCACATTTGGCGGGCTTTATGTGATGGGCTTTAGTATAAATTTGATCACACTTTTTGCCCTGATCCTAGCCATCGGTATCGTCGTGGATGACGCGATCATCGTTATAGAAAACGTTGAGAGAATTTTGCACGAAGATAAAGAGATAAGCGTAAAAGACGCGACATTTAAGGCGATGGAGGAGGTGCAAACTCCGGTTATCTCTATCGTGCTCGTGCTTTGCGCGGTTTTCGTGCCAGTTTCATTTATGGAGGGCTTTGTCGGCGTTATACAAAAGCAGTTTGCGCTAACACTTGTCGTTGCTGTTTGTATCTCAGGCTTTGTCGCTCTTACTCTTACGCCAGCACTTTGTGCGGTTATGCTTAAAAAGCAAGAGAACAAACCATTTTGGATAGTTCAGAAATTTAATGACTTCTTTGACTTTAGCACTAGGCTCTTTACAGCAGGCGTGGCAAAAATTTTAAAACACGTCATCATTAGCTTTATAGTCATTGGCATAATGGGATTTGCGACGTATGGCCTTTTTCAAAAGGTGCCAAAAGGGCTTGTGCCTTCAGAAGATAAGGGCGCTTTGTTGGTTATCACCTCGCTTCCACCTTCAACAAATATGCTAAAGACCAAAGAAGAGGTAAAATCTATTAGTAACGCCATTTTGAGCAACCCAAATGTCGAATTTACCATGGGATTTGCAGGCTATGATATGCTAGCTAGCTCACTTAGAGAAAACTCAGCCATCAGCTTTGTCAAGCTAAAAGACTGGAGCGAAAGAAAAGGCGCAACGGACGGTGCAGATGCCTTAGTAGGTCAGTTTAATGGCATGCTTTGGGGTTCAAAAAACTCAATGACCTTTGTCGTAAATGTGCCACCTATCATGGGTCTATCAATGACTGGCGGCTTTGAGATGTATCTACAAAATAAGAGCGGCAAGAGCTACAACGAGATAGAAGCGGACGCTAGAAAGGTAACTGCAGCTGCAAACGCAAGGCCTGAACTAACTGGTGTAAGAACTACGCTTGAGACAAACTACCGCCAGTTTAAGATAACAGTTGATAAAGAAAAGGCAAGGCTATTTGGCGTAAGCGAGAGCGAAATTTTTAGCACGATAGCGGCTAGCTTTGGCTCTTACTACATAAACGACTTCAACCTTGCGGGTAAATCATACCGCGTATATGCAAGGGCAAGCGATAACTTTAGAAACAACCCAGAGGATCTAAGAAAAATTTTCGTCCGCTCAAAAGATGGCGGCATGGTGCCACTAAATTCAGTAGCGACGCTCACAAGATCGATCGGACCTGATATCGTTGATAGATTTAACCTCTTTCCAGCGGCTAAGATCATGGGCGATCCAAAACCTGGCTACACATCAGGTGATGCGATAAGAGCGATCCAAGAGGTCGTAAATGACACGCTAAGTAGCGACGACTACGCCATAAGCTGGGCTGGAACTGCGTATCAAGAGGTAAATTCTCAAGGAACAGGCACGGTCGCCTTTATCTTTGGTATGGTATTTGTCTTTTTGATCCTTGCTGCTCAGTACGAAAGATGGCTCATCCCACTTGCGGTTATCACAGCCGTGCCATTTGCGGTATTTGGCTCGTTGCTAGCTGTTTGGATAAGAGGGCTAACAAACGATATCTACTTTGAGATCGGTCTTTTGCTACTCATCGGTCTGGCGGCTAAAAACGCCATCTTGATCGTAGAATTTGCTATGCAAGAGCGCGAGAGCGGAAAGAGCATATTTGAATCAGCTGTAAATGCGGCAAAACTTCGCTTTAGACCTATCGTAATGACCTCAATCGCATTTACACTAGGTGTTTTCCCAATGGTTATAAGCACAGGCGCTGGCGCTGCATCTCGCCACTCACTAGGAACTGGCGTGGTTGGCGGCATGATCGCTTCTACTACGATAGCGATATTTTTTGTGCCAATGTTTTACTATTTGCTTGAAAATTTAAATGAAAAATACTGGAAAAAGGGAGCAAAAAAAGATGAGAAATAA
- a CDS encoding efflux RND transporter periplasmic adaptor subunit has protein sequence MLKFKSFLVLSVAVFLLSGCFESGDKKAVAGRQMPTSHVDIFVAQKTDVPISFDYTATVTSNQDVIIYPKVGGTIIKQFFKPGDKVKAGEKLFLIDPEKYQASYDSLDAAVGVANANLKNAETEFKRISALYKKNAVSQKDYDAAVAAYDIANANLVSAKANLKSAKIDLGYTSIVAPFDGVVGDNKVDVGSLVVASQTQLVRLTKINPIEADFYIADVDNLSRKANLDSGAWQQLNSEAVLNLNNENFTGKVTFIDNVVNTATGSVLAKASFDNSEGKILPGAFGHIKMSGFVQKNAFNIPQVALQQSATNTYVLVVKDGKVGQKNVKTGYQTKDMVVVTEGLEEGDKIIVNNFLKIGVGAPVETDKDLSANFLNKDANATSSK, from the coding sequence ATGTTGAAATTTAAGAGTTTTCTTGTGCTTTCAGTTGCCGTTTTTTTGCTTTCTGGCTGCTTTGAAAGTGGCGACAAAAAGGCTGTTGCAGGCCGCCAGATGCCAACATCTCATGTTGATATATTTGTTGCACAAAAAACAGATGTGCCTATTAGCTTTGACTACACAGCCACAGTTACAAGTAACCAAGATGTCATCATCTATCCAAAGGTTGGCGGCACGATCATAAAGCAGTTTTTTAAGCCTGGCGATAAGGTCAAGGCTGGAGAGAAGCTATTTCTCATAGATCCAGAGAAATATCAAGCTAGCTACGACTCACTTGATGCAGCCGTTGGCGTTGCAAATGCAAATTTAAAAAATGCCGAAACTGAGTTTAAAAGAATTTCTGCCCTTTATAAGAAAAATGCAGTCTCTCAAAAAGACTACGACGCAGCCGTTGCAGCTTACGATATCGCAAATGCAAATTTAGTAAGCGCAAAAGCAAATTTAAAAAGCGCAAAAATAGATCTAGGCTACACAAGTATAGTAGCTCCATTTGACGGCGTAGTGGGCGATAATAAAGTAGATGTTGGCTCACTTGTAGTAGCAAGCCAAACTCAGCTTGTAAGGCTAACTAAGATAAATCCGATCGAGGCTGACTTTTACATCGCAGACGTGGATAATCTAAGCAGAAAAGCAAATTTAGATAGTGGCGCTTGGCAGCAACTAAATAGCGAGGCTGTCTTAAATTTAAACAATGAAAATTTCACTGGCAAAGTGACATTTATAGATAATGTCGTAAATACTGCAACTGGCAGCGTTTTAGCAAAGGCTAGCTTTGATAACAGCGAGGGTAAAATTTTACCAGGTGCGTTTGGTCATATAAAGATGAGCGGTTTTGTTCAAAAAAATGCCTTTAACATCCCACAAGTTGCCCTTCAACAAAGCGCTACAAACACTTATGTCTTGGTCGTAAAAGATGGCAAAGTAGGCCAAAAAAATGTAAAAACAGGATATCAAACAAAAGATATGGTCGTAGTGACTGAGGGTCTTGAAGAGGGCGATAAGATAATAGTTAATAACTTCCTTAAAATCGGAGTTGGCGCACCAGTTGAAACTGACAAAGACCTAAGCGCAAATTTCTTAAACAAAGACGCAAACGCTACAAGTAGCAAGTAA
- a CDS encoding TetR/AcrR family transcriptional regulator produces MAISEKGKKRYELIVKTALELFLKNGYEKTSLSDIVAISGGSLASIYTFFESKEGLFQAIIEQEIDALIKEVDERIDLKISHSLEEFLTKFATIIFSIICTKKNISLGRIMMSEGPKNGGRLGRVFLDQILNKIDLVLINFFERDEIKSQLNPKFPAKFITKCFKQCVIGLCYYDSLMLNEEPKLSKKEREEHVALCVELFLNGIIEK; encoded by the coding sequence ATGGCGATATCAGAAAAAGGCAAAAAACGATACGAGCTCATCGTAAAAACAGCGCTTGAGCTATTTTTAAAAAATGGCTACGAAAAGACTAGCCTTAGCGATATCGTGGCGATAAGTGGCGGCTCACTTGCTAGCATTTACACATTTTTTGAGAGCAAAGAGGGGCTTTTTCAAGCGATCATCGAGCAAGAGATAGATGCGCTTATAAAAGAGGTCGATGAGAGGATAGATCTTAAAATTTCTCACAGCTTGGAGGAGTTTTTAACCAAATTTGCAACCATTATTTTTTCTATCATCTGCACCAAGAAAAATATCTCACTTGGCAGGATAATGATGAGTGAGGGCCCTAAAAATGGCGGTAGGCTTGGCAGGGTATTTTTAGATCAAATTTTAAACAAGATCGACCTTGTGCTTATAAATTTCTTTGAAAGAGATGAGATAAAATCACAGCTAAATCCAAAATTCCCAGCCAAATTTATCACGAAGTGTTTTAAACAATGTGTTATCGGGCTTTGCTACTATGATTCGCTTATGTTAAACGAGGAGCCAAAACTAAGCAAAAAGGAGCGTGAAGAACACGTTGCTTTGTGTGTTGAGCTATTTTTAAATGGCATCATTGAAAAGTAG